The proteins below come from a single Mercenaria mercenaria strain notata chromosome 3, MADL_Memer_1, whole genome shotgun sequence genomic window:
- the LOC123523720 gene encoding uncharacterized protein LOC123523720 has translation MNVFMLHSKEEVDLEKFWKIESMGVEPVTKNQEYEQYLTHYQDTCITYNDGKYIAKLPWREHVTLSTNELISRRRTENVINRLRKEPKLLHTYGEIIREQEQRGFIEEVPAD, from the coding sequence ATGAATGTGTTTATGCTGCATAGCAAGGAAGAGGTTGACTTAGAAAAGTTTTGGAAAATCGAATCTATGGGAGTCGAACCAGTCACCAAGAATCAGGAATATGAACAGTACTTGACACATTACCAAGATACGTGCATTACCTACAACGACGGTAAGTACATAGCAAAGTTACCTTGGAGAGAACACGTTACATTATCGACCAATGAATTGATCAGCCGGCGCAGAACTGAAAATGTAATCAACCGACTGAGGAAAGAACCTAAACTACTACACACGTATGGGGAGATAATTAGAGAGCAAGAACAACGAGGATTTATAGAAGAGGTACCAGCCGACTAG